The proteins below come from a single Xenopus tropicalis strain Nigerian chromosome 9, UCB_Xtro_10.0, whole genome shotgun sequence genomic window:
- the rnps1 gene encoding RNA-binding protein with serine-rich domain 1: MAPSPSKRKERSEDRAKDRGKEKAPGKEGTDKDRGRDKARKRRSASSGSSSSSRSRSSSSSSSSSGSSSGSSSGSSSSSASSRSGSSSSSRSSSSSSSSGSPSPSRRRHDNRRRSRSKSKQPKRDEKERKRRSPSPRPTKVHIGRLTRNVTKDHILEIFSTYGKIKMIDMPVDRYHPHLSKGYAYVEFEAPEEAEKALKHMDGGQIDGQEITASAVLTPWPMRAMPRRFSPPRRMLPPPPMWRRSPPRMRRRSRSPRRRSPVRRRSRSPARRRHRSRSSSNSSR, translated from the exons AT GGCTCCTTCACCCAGCAAGAGGAAGGAACGCTCAGAAGACAGAGCAAAAGATAGAGGCAAAGAGAAAGCTCCAGGGAAAGAAGGCACAGATAAAGACCGCGGGCGTGATAAAGCAAGGAAGAGGCGCAGCGCCTCTAGTGGCAGTAGCAGCAGTAG CCGTTCCCGCTCCAGTTCATCCTCCAGCTCATCATCAGGTTCCAGTTCTGGATCCAGCTCGGGTTCCAGTTCTTCATCTGCTTCCAGCCGTTCAGGAAGTTCCAGTTCTTCTCGCAGCTCTAGTTCCAGCAGCTCCTCGGGTTCCCCAAGTCCTTCTCGGCGCCGCCATGATAACAGGAGGCGCTCCCGTTCAAA atccAAACAGCCAAAACGtgatgaaaaagaaagaaaacgaCGGAGCCCAAGTCCCAGACCCACAAAAGTTCACATTGGGAGGCTGACAAGGAATGTAACTAAG GACCATATTCTAGAGATCTTCTCCACATATGGCAAGATTAAGATGATAGATATGCCTGTTGATCGCTACCACCCACACCTGTCCAAGGGCTATGCCTATGTTGAATTTGAAGCTCCTGAAGAAGCAGAGAAAGCTTTAAAGCACATGGATGGAG GACAGATTGATGGTCAGGAGATCACTGCTTCAGCTGTTTTGACACCGTGGCCTATGCGGGCAATGCCCAGAAGGTTCAGTCCTCCTCGGCGGATGTTGCCACCTCCCCCGATGTGGCGGCGATCACCACCACGCATGAGGAGAAG GTCACGTTCACCTCGGAGACGCTCCCCAGTAAGACGCCGTTCACGGTCACCCGCACGTCGCCGCCATCGCAGTCGTTCCAGCTCCAACTCCTCGCGGTGA